In the Aliarcobacter cryaerophilus genome, one interval contains:
- a CDS encoding phosphoadenylyl-sulfate reductase, producing the protein MSIEIVKNIEEKILSLNTTDLIKYILGNYKNVALSSSLGAEDQVLTDMIFKVNKNSRVFTLDTGRLHSETYRVLDATNLKYGVKIEVFFPKFEDVENLYKTQGVNGHFESIDKRKNCCNIRKIEPLKRALKSVDIWITGLRASQSITREAMPIVEWDENFKVVKLNPLINWSEDDVWNYIKENKVPYNKLHDNGFPSIGCEPCTRAIKDGEDIRAGRWWWENPEHKECGLHKK; encoded by the coding sequence ATGAGTATAGAAATAGTAAAAAATATTGAAGAAAAAATTTTATCTTTAAATACAACTGATTTAATCAAATATATATTAGGAAATTACAAAAATGTAGCATTAAGTTCTAGTCTAGGTGCTGAAGATCAAGTTTTAACAGATATGATATTTAAAGTAAATAAAAATAGTAGAGTATTTACTCTTGATACTGGAAGATTACATAGCGAAACTTACAGAGTTTTGGATGCAACAAATTTAAAATATGGTGTAAAAATAGAAGTTTTTTTCCCAAAATTTGAAGATGTTGAAAACTTATATAAAACTCAAGGTGTAAATGGTCACTTTGAAAGTATTGATAAGAGAAAAAATTGCTGTAATATTAGAAAAATAGAGCCTTTAAAAAGAGCTCTTAAGAGTGTTGATATCTGGATTACAGGACTTAGAGCATCTCAAAGTATTACAAGAGAAGCTATGCCAATAGTTGAGTGGGATGAAAATTTTAAAGTTGTAAAACTAAATCCACTTATAAACTGGAGCGAAGATGATGTTTGGAATTATATAAAAGAGAATAAAGTTCCATACAATAAACTACACGATAATGGCTTTCCAAGTATTGGTTGTGAACCTTGTACAAGAGCTATTAAAGATGGTGAGGATATAAGAGCTGGAAGATGGTGGTGGGAGAATCCAGAGCATAAAGAGTGCGGGCTTCATAAGAAGTGA
- a CDS encoding Dps family protein yields MSKVIKQLKQIQADAHALYIKVHNYHWNVKGMDFHPVHAYTEGLYNEMSVLFDDMAERTIILGDKPYLTIEELSEATKIETEKGDSFKSREIVEKITADFEYLLKSFKKLSAAASEEDDKGTEAFADEKVAKLEKDLWMLNSMQK; encoded by the coding sequence ATGTCAAAAGTAATTAAACAGTTAAAACAAATTCAAGCAGATGCACATGCTTTGTATATAAAAGTTCATAATTATCATTGGAATGTAAAAGGTATGGATTTTCACCCAGTTCATGCTTATACAGAAGGACTTTACAATGAGATGTCAGTTCTTTTCGATGATATGGCAGAAAGAACAATTATCTTAGGTGATAAACCATATTTAACTATTGAAGAGTTAAGTGAGGCTACAAAAATAGAGACTGAAAAAGGTGATAGCTTTAAATCAAGAGAGATAGTAGAAAAAATAACTGCTGATTTTGAATACCTTTTAAAATCTTTCAAAAAACTAAGTGCTGCTGCTAGTGAAGAAGATGACAAGGGAACTGAAGCATTTGCAGATGAAAAAGTTGCAAAACTTGAAAAAGATTTATGGATGTTAAATAGCATGCAAAAATAG
- a CDS encoding DUF2061 domain-containing protein produces the protein MHEKPYRSVVKTISWRTVGTLDTIIVSYFVTGNLVMAASIGSIEVITKMILYYFHERAWNRLKFGTVKQVENDYQI, from the coding sequence ATGCACGAAAAACCATATAGGTCAGTTGTTAAAACAATATCTTGGCGAACAGTTGGAACATTAGATACTATAATAGTATCTTACTTTGTAACTGGAAATTTAGTTATGGCAGCTTCAATTGGATCAATTGAAGTTATTACAAAAATGATTTTATACTATTTTCATGAAAGAGCTTGGAATAGATTAAAATTTGGAACTGTAAAACAAGTAGAAAACGATTATCAAATTTAA
- a CDS encoding multidrug effflux MFS transporter, whose amino-acid sequence MRKSINHLYLIILISILSSVAPMGVDTYLPSIPEIAKYFDVNIHKVELSLSIFLIGFAIGQIFGGPISDRYGRRVGSIVGLLGYALFSFLIIFSSSIYELWIYRFLEAFFGGITVVNATAAVRDRFSGQEAAKVFSLIGMVRSLAPLLAPVFGAAIIHFFPWEGIFVFLTIYALIVAFFIYKDLPESFTYTKQNIIESYKLVLTHKKAMKAMLVLAISFGAFFIIIAKTSYIYIEYFGIKTDYFPIFFGINFIILIAMIKVNVNLLKTYEAKNIAKYATLIQFCVGIIFLLIHKDMNLILTVIIIASYMSMMAFIFGNCMSLAIEHFSKNAGVASGVIGVLQFGLGALISSVALNFDNNGFFVIAFSITFLSIISFLIIRSYK is encoded by the coding sequence ATGCGAAAATCTATTAATCATCTATATTTAATTATTCTTATATCTATTTTATCTTCAGTAGCTCCAATGGGAGTTGATACATATTTACCATCAATTCCAGAAATTGCAAAATATTTTGATGTAAATATCCATAAAGTAGAGCTATCTTTATCTATATTTTTAATAGGATTTGCTATTGGACAAATTTTTGGTGGTCCAATTTCTGATAGATATGGAAGAAGAGTTGGTTCTATTGTTGGGCTTTTAGGATATGCACTTTTTAGTTTCTTAATCATTTTTAGTTCATCTATTTATGAATTATGGATTTATAGATTTTTAGAAGCATTTTTTGGTGGAATTACAGTTGTTAATGCAACTGCTGCTGTAAGAGATAGATTTAGCGGACAAGAAGCAGCAAAAGTTTTTTCACTTATTGGAATGGTTAGAAGTTTAGCTCCTCTTTTGGCTCCTGTATTTGGTGCTGCTATAATTCACTTTTTCCCATGGGAAGGTATTTTTGTCTTTTTAACAATTTATGCACTAATTGTTGCATTTTTTATTTATAAAGATTTACCAGAGAGTTTTACATATACAAAACAAAATATTATTGAATCATATAAGCTTGTTTTAACTCATAAAAAAGCCATGAAAGCTATGTTGGTACTTGCTATTAGTTTTGGTGCTTTTTTTATTATTATTGCAAAAACATCATATATTTATATTGAATATTTTGGTATAAAAACAGACTATTTCCCAATATTCTTTGGTATAAATTTTATTATTTTAATAGCAATGATAAAAGTAAATGTAAATCTTCTAAAAACTTATGAAGCTAAAAATATTGCAAAATATGCAACATTAATTCAATTTTGTGTTGGTATTATATTTTTATTAATTCATAAAGATATGAACTTGATTTTGACAGTTATTATAATAGCTTCATATATGAGTATGATGGCATTCATTTTTGGAAATTGTATGTCTTTAGCAATTGAGCATTTTTCAAAAAATGCTGGAGTTGCTAGTGGGGTTATTGGTGTTTTACAGTTTGGATTGGGTGCCTTAATATCTTCTGTTGCTCTAAATTTTGATAACAATGGTTTTTTTGTGATAGCTTTTAGTATCACTTTTCTATCAATTATCAGCTTTTTGATTATTAGAAGTTATAAATAG
- the cysD gene encoding sulfate adenylyltransferase subunit CysD yields the protein MLDTKQLTHLKQLEAESIHIIREVVAEFDNPVMMYSVGKDSAVMLHLALKAFAPAKLPFPLLHVDTLWKFKEMIAFRDKRAKEEGFELLVHTNPDGIAQGIGPFTHGSAVHTDIMKTQGLKQALNKYKFDAVFGGARRDEEKSRAKERIYSFRDKNHRWDPKNQRPELWNIYNARVHKDESIRVFPLSNWTELDIWQYIYLEQIPIVPLYFAAKRPVVEKDGVKIMVDDERMPIGPEDVIKEEMVRFRTLGCYPLTGAVNSTATTLEEIIKEMLLSRTSERQGRVIDNDSAGSMEKKKIEGYF from the coding sequence ATGTTAGATACAAAACAACTAACACATTTAAAACAACTAGAAGCTGAATCAATTCATATAATTAGAGAAGTTGTTGCAGAGTTTGATAACCCTGTTATGATGTACTCTGTTGGAAAAGACTCGGCAGTTATGTTACATTTAGCACTAAAGGCATTTGCTCCTGCAAAATTACCATTTCCACTTTTACATGTGGATACTTTATGGAAATTTAAAGAGATGATTGCTTTTAGAGATAAAAGAGCAAAAGAAGAAGGATTTGAACTTTTAGTGCATACAAATCCAGATGGAATTGCGCAAGGAATTGGACCTTTTACTCACGGAAGTGCAGTGCACACAGATATTATGAAAACTCAAGGTTTAAAACAAGCCTTAAATAAATATAAGTTTGATGCTGTTTTTGGAGGAGCTAGAAGGGATGAAGAAAAATCTCGTGCAAAAGAGAGAATCTACTCTTTTAGAGATAAAAATCACAGATGGGATCCAAAAAACCAAAGACCAGAACTTTGGAATATCTACAATGCAAGAGTTCACAAAGATGAGAGCATTAGAGTTTTCCCACTTTCAAACTGGACAGAACTTGATATTTGGCAATATATTTATTTAGAGCAAATTCCAATAGTTCCACTATATTTTGCGGCTAAAAGACCAGTTGTTGAAAAAGATGGTGTAAAAATCATGGTTGATGATGAAAGAATGCCAATAGGTCCAGAAGATGTTATAAAAGAAGAGATGGTTAGATTCAGAACTTTAGGATGTTATCCTTTAACAGGTGCTGTAAATTCAACTGCAACAACTCTTGAAGAGATAATAAAAGAGATGCTTCTAAGCCGTACAAGTGAGAGACAAGGAAGAGTTATAGACAATGATAGTGCTGGGTCTATGGAGAAGAAAAAAATAGAAGGGTATTTTTAA
- the cysN gene encoding sulfate adenylyltransferase subunit CysN has protein sequence MEKIDDIKAYLKEHENKQLLRFITCGNVDDGKSTLIGRLLHDSKGIFEDQLENIKKDSKKNNSTDNEFDLSLLVDGLQSEREQGITIDVAYRYFTTPKRKFIIADTPGHEQYTRNMATGASTANLAIILIDARYGVQTQTKRHSFINKLLGIKHIVVAVNKMDLMDFREDVFNKIKEDYLKFAKELGLSSNITLIPLSALNGDNVVERSSKSPWYNGETLIEHLENVQIDSDRDLTHFRFPVQYVNRANLDFRGFCGTVASGVIKVGDEITVLPSKKSSKVKEIVTYDGNLPYAYAQQAITLTLEDEIDISRGDVIVKSDEQADEANNFDVDIVWLSEDPLIKGKQYFIKRATTTTVGTISQFYYKTDVNTLERSATNTLNLNEIARAKLDLEQIIAYDTYDKIKTMGSFIIIDRVTNNTVGAGMIRSKSSDQSKKDTSYSAFEIEFNALVRKHFPHWECKEIF, from the coding sequence ATGGAAAAAATTGATGATATAAAAGCTTATTTAAAAGAGCATGAGAATAAACAACTTCTTAGATTTATAACTTGTGGAAATGTTGATGATGGAAAATCTACTTTAATTGGAAGATTACTTCATGATAGTAAAGGGATTTTTGAAGATCAGCTTGAAAATATAAAAAAAGATAGTAAAAAAAATAATAGTACAGACAATGAGTTTGATTTATCACTTTTAGTTGATGGTTTACAAAGTGAGAGAGAGCAAGGTATCACTATAGATGTTGCATATAGATACTTTACAACTCCAAAAAGAAAGTTTATTATTGCTGATACTCCAGGTCATGAACAATATACAAGAAATATGGCAACGGGGGCTAGTACGGCAAACTTAGCAATTATTTTAATAGATGCTAGATATGGAGTTCAAACTCAAACGAAAAGACACTCTTTTATAAATAAGTTATTAGGAATTAAACATATAGTTGTAGCTGTTAATAAAATGGACTTAATGGATTTTAGAGAAGATGTTTTTAATAAAATTAAAGAGGATTATCTTAAATTTGCAAAAGAGTTAGGTCTTTCTAGTAATATAACTTTAATTCCATTATCTGCTTTAAATGGAGATAATGTAGTTGAAAGAAGCTCGAAATCTCCTTGGTATAATGGTGAAACATTAATAGAGCATTTAGAAAATGTACAAATTGATAGTGATAGAGATTTAACACACTTTAGATTTCCAGTTCAATATGTAAATAGAGCTAATCTTGATTTTAGAGGTTTTTGTGGAACAGTTGCAAGTGGAGTTATAAAAGTTGGTGATGAAATTACAGTTTTACCTTCTAAAAAAAGCTCAAAAGTAAAAGAGATTGTAACTTATGATGGGAATTTGCCTTATGCATATGCACAACAAGCAATTACTTTAACTTTAGAAGATGAGATAGATATTAGTCGTGGAGATGTGATTGTAAAAAGTGATGAACAAGCTGATGAGGCAAACAATTTTGATGTAGATATTGTATGGTTAAGTGAAGATCCACTAATAAAAGGAAAACAATATTTTATTAAAAGAGCAACAACTACAACAGTTGGAACTATTAGTCAATTTTATTATAAAACAGATGTAAACACTCTTGAAAGAAGTGCAACAAATACTTTAAATTTAAATGAGATTGCAAGAGCAAAACTTGATTTAGAGCAAATAATTGCATACGATACTTATGATAAAATAAAAACAATGGGAAGCTTTATAATAATAGATAGAGTTACAAACAACACTGTTGGTGCTGGTATGATTAGATCAAAATCAAGTGATCAAAGCAAAAAAGATACCTCTTATAGTGCTTTTGAGATTGAGTTTAATGCTCTTGTGCGAAAACATTTTCCACACTGGGAGTGCAAAGAGATTTTTTAA
- a CDS encoding RrF2 family transcriptional regulator: protein MPLISTKGVYGLAAIYELSKHKDDTPMQIKDISANASIPQNYLEQLLSKLRRADLLISTRGARGGYLLAKSPKDIKIVDILIALEDDIKIVDSKVDNPILNLLFEESKEKTKRIFDLTLADLDKYEGKYNEFLHYNI, encoded by the coding sequence ATGCCACTGATTTCAACAAAGGGGGTGTATGGTTTGGCTGCTATTTATGAGTTGAGCAAACATAAAGATGATACTCCCATGCAAATAAAAGATATATCAGCAAATGCTTCAATTCCTCAAAACTACTTGGAGCAACTTTTAAGTAAACTTAGACGTGCTGATTTACTAATAAGTACAAGAGGAGCTAGAGGTGGCTATCTTTTGGCAAAAAGTCCAAAAGATATAAAGATAGTTGATATTTTAATCGCCCTTGAAGATGATATAAAAATTGTTGATTCAAAGGTTGATAACCCGATTTTAAATCTTCTTTTTGAAGAGTCAAAAGAGAAAACAAAAAGAATTTTTGATTTGACTTTAGCTGATTTAGATAAATATGAGGGAAAATATAATGAGTTTTTACACTATAATATTTAA
- a CDS encoding HAD family hydrolase, which translates to MKKTVIFDLDGTLLDSIEDIASSMNKVLESLQLPIHKIEDYKHFVGGGVDILIENALNNQSKEIKDEVTKRFKIEYDGKLHSKTLPYDGIYELLDELKKLDINLAVLSNKPHEFTVSYVNHFFKNYNFKEIHGQKKDVPKKPDPKAALDIVKCLDSSCENTYFIGDTKIDMQTAKSANMTAIGVLWGFRDEKELRDFGADFIVSNPLEILKILQ; encoded by the coding sequence ATGAAAAAAACAGTTATATTTGACCTAGATGGCACACTTTTGGACTCAATTGAAGATATAGCATCTAGTATGAATAAAGTTCTTGAAAGCTTACAGCTTCCAATACATAAAATTGAAGATTATAAACATTTTGTTGGAGGAGGAGTTGATATTTTAATAGAAAATGCTTTAAATAATCAATCAAAAGAGATAAAAGATGAAGTAACAAAAAGATTTAAAATTGAGTATGATGGAAAACTACACTCAAAAACTCTACCTTATGATGGAATTTATGAATTATTAGATGAGTTAAAAAAGTTGGATATAAATTTAGCAGTTTTATCAAATAAACCTCATGAATTTACAGTTTCATATGTAAATCATTTTTTCAAAAATTATAACTTTAAAGAGATTCATGGACAAAAAAAAGATGTTCCAAAAAAACCAGATCCTAAAGCTGCACTTGATATTGTAAAATGTTTAGATAGTTCTTGTGAAAATACCTATTTTATAGGAGATACAAAAATAGATATGCAAACAGCAAAAAGTGCAAATATGACTGCAATTGGTGTTTTATGGGGATTTAGAGATGAGAAAGAGTTAAGAGATTTTGGTGCTGATTTTATAGTTTCAAATCCTCTTGAGATTTTAAAAATCCTTCAATAA
- a CDS encoding sulfite reductase: MSININIEKLKKDITSEDILASLFYYAVFGEKISENDLERFKWHGIYAKDEKQTSFSLKIPLNLGELNLEQLESILDILETFSLLKISFKDGQKIEFDSLNLRDIPEIFNILNKVGLSSFFESSHSIKKVLTCPVNGLDTTQIFDVEDLAKKLNESFVENKNFFNLPNKLQFAISGYREGCDAGFTPDVSFNAFKNNKDKIVFDLKILDKVVAQIGSSQIIKTARVIAAVYRDFGNREKNSNFKEFIKEFTLESFCDILSSNLDIKIDNNQEIKILKEPKKPRMGINKSSKDGYSFIGLKSIKKEFTKDDLKNIIENMKKYSTTKLKITHKSNIIILDVPTKNSDNLVNSLKNSGLVLE; encoded by the coding sequence ATGTCAATAAATATAAATATTGAAAAATTAAAAAAAGATATAACTAGTGAAGATATTTTGGCTTCACTATTTTATTATGCTGTTTTTGGAGAAAAAATATCAGAAAATGATTTAGAGAGATTTAAGTGGCATGGAATTTATGCTAAAGATGAAAAACAAACAAGTTTTTCTCTTAAAATTCCTCTAAATTTAGGAGAGCTAAATTTAGAACAGCTAGAGTCAATATTAGATATTTTAGAGACTTTTTCACTATTAAAAATATCTTTTAAAGATGGTCAAAAAATAGAGTTTGATAGTTTAAATTTAAGAGATATTCCAGAGATTTTTAATATATTAAATAAAGTAGGGCTATCAAGTTTTTTTGAGTCAAGTCATAGTATAAAAAAAGTTTTGACATGCCCTGTAAATGGACTAGATACTACACAAATTTTTGATGTAGAAGATTTAGCAAAAAAATTAAATGAGAGTTTTGTTGAAAATAAAAATTTCTTTAATCTTCCAAATAAATTGCAATTTGCGATAAGTGGTTATCGTGAAGGTTGTGATGCTGGATTTACACCAGATGTTAGCTTTAATGCTTTTAAAAATAACAAAGATAAAATAGTTTTTGATTTAAAAATTTTGGATAAGGTTGTAGCTCAAATAGGTAGTTCTCAGATAATAAAAACAGCAAGAGTAATAGCTGCTGTATATAGAGATTTTGGAAATAGAGAAAAAAATAGTAATTTTAAAGAGTTTATAAAAGAGTTTACACTTGAGAGTTTTTGTGATATTTTAAGTTCAAATTTGGATATTAAAATAGATAATAATCAAGAGATAAAAATATTAAAAGAACCAAAAAAACCTAGAATGGGAATAAATAAAAGTTCAAAAGATGGTTACTCTTTTATAGGACTAAAAAGCATAAAAAAAGAGTTCACTAAAGATGATTTAAAAAATATAATAGAAAATATGAAAAAATATAGTACAACAAAGTTAAAAATCACTCATAAATCAAATATTATAATCTTAGATGTACCAACTAAAAATAGTGATAATCTAGTAAACTCTCTTAAAAATAGCGGACTAGTTTTAGAATAA
- the cysK gene encoding cysteine synthase A produces the protein MKYANNVTELVGNTPLVKLQDASNVSGATVLGKCEFMNPSSSVKDRIGTNMIKVALKEGLINKESTLIEPTSGNTGIALASVSAALGLKLVLVMPASMSIERRRLLQALGAKLVLTPAEKGMKGAIEKANEIKDETPNSIILQQFQNASNPAIHRETTAQEILKDTDGKIDIFIAGVGTGGTLTGVGEVLKAHNPNIKIIAVEPEASPVLSGGNPGPHKIQGIGAGFVPDVLNTKIYDEVIKIANDDAIESSRELARTEGLLVGVSSGSNALAAKIVASRPENKGKTIVTILCDTGERYLSSGLYDYIEE, from the coding sequence ATGAAATATGCAAATAATGTAACAGAATTAGTAGGAAATACTCCATTAGTAAAACTACAAGATGCAAGTAATGTAAGTGGAGCTACAGTTTTAGGTAAATGTGAATTTATGAATCCAAGCTCAAGTGTAAAAGATAGAATTGGAACAAATATGATAAAAGTTGCTCTTAAAGAGGGTCTTATAAATAAAGAATCAACTTTAATAGAGCCAACAAGTGGAAACACTGGAATTGCACTTGCAAGCGTTAGTGCAGCTTTAGGATTAAAACTTGTACTTGTAATGCCAGCATCTATGAGTATTGAAAGAAGAAGACTTCTTCAAGCTTTAGGTGCAAAATTAGTTCTTACTCCTGCTGAAAAAGGGATGAAAGGTGCTATTGAAAAAGCTAATGAGATAAAAGATGAAACTCCAAATTCAATTATCTTACAACAGTTTCAAAATGCTTCGAACCCAGCAATACATAGAGAGACAACAGCACAAGAGATTTTAAAAGATACAGATGGAAAAATTGATATTTTTATAGCTGGTGTTGGAACAGGTGGAACTCTAACAGGTGTTGGTGAAGTTTTAAAAGCGCATAACCCAAATATAAAAATAATTGCAGTTGAGCCAGAAGCATCTCCTGTATTAAGTGGAGGTAACCCAGGACCACATAAAATTCAAGGAATTGGAGCTGGATTTGTACCTGATGTTTTAAATACAAAAATTTATGATGAGGTAATAAAAATAGCAAATGATGATGCAATTGAAAGTTCAAGAGAGTTAGCAAGAACAGAAGGACTTTTAGTAGGAGTATCTTCAGGTTCAAATGCACTTGCTGCTAAAATAGTTGCTTCAAGACCAGAAAACAAAGGTAAAACAATAGTAACAATTCTTTGTGATACAGGTGAGAGATATTTAAGCTCTGGTTTATATGACTATATAGAAGAATAA